One Phalacrocorax aristotelis chromosome 10, bGulAri2.1, whole genome shotgun sequence genomic region harbors:
- the SREBF1 gene encoding sterol regulatory element-binding protein 1 isoform X1, protein MALKYPGASSRPGMRLSGGRSQLPVTPPAPAGMECAFEDVLQLINTPDNDFSGLFDSPFSAPDSAMPLGLPPTPGTLSTYLGPSEPPSATPTGSVYPGPPGMAAFTPQPPAPLLPAPTPGVKEEPVAMPSSQPQPGVMLAPSFVPTSPGQFSPQPLVGYQNQHSFSAVQPGGAEQALPSPLPVPQPSQPVALPGPVQNVAPQQLLAPATPTTQPVSPQIQPVPVLLQPHFIKADSLLLTAVKTDASSAKTSSIASLATSTSGSATPLQVPALVSGGTILATVPLVVDADKLPINRLAPCGKPALVQSRGEKRTAHNAIEKRYRSSINDKIVELKDLVVGTEAKLNKSAILRKAIEYIRFLQQNNQKLKQENLALKMAMQKNQSLKDLVASCSRGAKAEAPMEVVKAEVMEMLTPPPSDVGSPSHSSPLSLSGGSSNSSSDSEPDSPLCNHGKVKQEHPPPSPSSQGMLDRSRMALCTFVFLCLSFNPLASLLRGSAAPAPVGSPGTAGPGRNIMAESGTVEEPWGWSQWLWPTLAFWALNAALVLGAVVRLFVCGEPVTRPHSEPSILFWRHRRQADLDLDRGDFAQGAQHLRTALGALGRPLPASHGDLACSLLWSLLRHLLQRLWVGRWLAARAGGLRPDPPPPAHVRQSARDAAMAYHRLHQLHLAGRQAGGHLLAINLALSAVNLAECAGDAISVAALAEIYVAAALRVKASLHRCFHFLARPFLCSARRVALSHGGAVPPAMQWLCHPLGHRFFVDGDWAVKGVPRETIYSSAGNPVDPMAQVTQLFREHLLEKALCCVTMPEPGRPAAQGEGRFSDALEYLQLLNGCSDASGTPGPAPSISSSLAAVTGEAGICVFPPGHFVWGATRLVGTWLLCPSRPTGTDPVSKWWASIIGTVIHWLQGDEEGAERLYPLVETMPRALQSSEKPLPRTALHCFRAVRAMLSKQDGSQASLSHCEKASSFLRESLELGSPPKGTIDKAVQLLLCDLLLVTRTNLWQQQMSVSQQRSCLYQASALELRGFQQDLSSLRRLAQTLRPAMRRVFLHEATARLMARASPTRTHQLLDRSLRRRGVQGSKTAGEPESHPTPREHAEALLLACCYLPPSFLSGPGQRVGMLAEAARTLEKLGDKRTLHDCQQMIIKLGSGTTVTSG, encoded by the exons ATGGCTTTAAAATATCCCGGTGCCTCATCACGGCCCGGCATGAGGCTGAGCGGGGGCCGCAGCCAGCTCCCAGTGACCCCACCTGCACCTGCCGGCATGGAGTGCGCCTTCGAAG ACGTGCTCCAGCTGATCAACACACCGGACAATGACTTCTCGGGGCTGTTTGACTCACCGTTCAGTGCCCCCGACAGCGCCATGCCCCTGGgactcccccccaccccaggcaccCTCAGCACCTACCTGGGGCCCAGCGAGCCTCCCTCTGCCACCCCCACCGGCAGCGTCTACCCGGGACCCCCTGGGATGGCAGCCTtcaccccgcagcccccagccccgctcctgcCAGCGCCGACCCCGGGTGTCAAGGAGGAGCCGGTGGCCATgcccagcagccagccccagcctggcgTGATGCTGGCCCCCAGCTTCGTCCCCACATCCCCCGGccagttcagcccccagcccttgGTGGGCTACCAGAACCAGCACAGCTTCTCCG CTGTGCAGCCTGGGGGTGCGGAGCAggccctgcccagccccctgcccgTCCCACAGCCGAGCCAACCTGTGGCACTGCCTGGCCCCGTGCAGAACGTGGcaccccagcagctcctggccccCGCCACACCCACCACCCAGCCTGTCTCACCTCAGATCCAGCCGGTGCCG GTCCTGCTACAGCCCCATTTCATCAAGGctgactccctgctgctgaCAGCTGTCAAGACGGATGCCAGCAGCGCCAAGACGTCCAGCATCGCCTCCCTGGCCACCAGCACCAGTGGCTCTGCCACCCCGCTGCAGGTGCCA GCTCTGGTGAGCGGAGGGACCATCCTGGCCACGGTGCCGCTGGTGGTGGACGCCGACAAGCTGCCCATCAACCGGCTGGCACCCTGCGGGAAGCCGGCGCTGGTGCAGAGCCGGGGGGAGAAGCGCACAGCGCACAATGCCATCGAGAAACGCTACCGCTCCTCCATCAACGACAAGATCGTGGAGCTCAAGGACCTGGTGGTGGGCACCGAGGCCAAG CTCAACAAGTCAGCGATCCTGAGGAAGGCAATCGAGTACATCCGCTTCCTGCAGCAGAACAACCAGAAGCTGAAGCAGGAGAACCTCGCCCTGAAGATGGCCATGCAGAAGAACC AGTCCCTGAAGGACCTGGTggcctcctgcagcaggggGGCGAAGGCGGAGGCCCCCATGGAGGTGGTGAAGGCAGAGGTGATGGAGATGCTGACGCCGCCGCCCTCGGACGTGGGCTCGCCGTCCCACAGCAGCCCGCTTTCGCTCAGCGggggcagcagcaacagcagcagcgaCTCGGAGCCCGACAGCCCCCTCTGCAACCACGGCAAG GTGAAGCAGGAGCACCCACCACCCTCGCCCAGCAGCCAGGGCATGCTGGACCGCTCCCGCATGGCCCTCTGCACCTTTgtcttcctctgcctctccttcaACCCCCTGGCATCCCTCCTCCGGGGCTCTGCTGCCCCGGCCCCTGTGGGGAGCCCGGGCACCGCCGGCCCCGGCAGGAACATCATGGCTGAGTCTGGCACCGTGG AGGAGCCGTGGGGGTGGTCACAGTGGCTGTGGCCCACGCTGGCCTTCTGGGCGCTGAACGCGGCGCtggtgctgggggcggtggtgcggctctttgtctgtggggagCCTGTCACCCGCCCCCACTCCGAGCCCTCCATCCTCTTCTGGCGGCACCGTCGGCAGGCCGACCTTGACCTTGACCGG GGGGACTTTGCCCAGGGAGCCCAGCATCTTCGGAcggcactgggagcactgggacgGCCACTGCCCGCCTCCCACGGGGACCTGgcctgcagcctgctctggagCCTGCTGCGGCACCTGCTCCAGCGCCTCTGGGTGGGCCGCTGGCTGGCCGCCCGTGCCGGGGGGCTGCGTCCCGATCCTCCGCCACCGGCCCACGTCCGTCAGAGCGCCCGCGACGCCGCCATGGCCTACCACCGCCTGCACCAGCTCCACCTCGCCG GGAGGCAGGCTGGGGGGCACCTGCTGGCCATCAACCTGGCGCTGAGCGCCGTCAACCTGGCCGAGTGCGCCGGTGACGCCATCTCCGTGGCCGCCCTGGCCGAGATCTACGTGGCGGCTGCCCTGCGGGTCAAGGCCAGCCTGCACCGCTGCTTTCACTTCTTGGCT CGCCCCTTCCTCTGCAGCGCCCGGCGCGTGGCCCTGTCCCACGGTGGGGCCGTGCCCCCCGCCATGCAGTGGCTTTGCCACCCCTTGGGCCACCGCTTCTTCGTCGATGGGGACTGGGCTGTCAAGGGTGTCCCGAGGGAGACCATCTACAGCTCTGCCGGCAACCCAG TGGACCCGATGGCGCAGGTGACCCAGCTCTTCCGCGAGCACCTCCTGGAGAAGGCGCTGTGCTGCGTGACCATGCCCGAgcccggccgccccgccgcccagGGAGAGGG GCGCTTCTCTGATGCTCTCGAGTACCTCCAGCTGCTCAACGGCTGCTCTGATGCCAGCGGCACGCCTGGACCCGCACCGTCCATCAGCTCCAGCTTGGCGGCCGTCACAGGTGAGGCCGGCATCTGTGTGTTCCCCCCGGGACACTTTGTGTGGGGGGCCACAAGACTGGTGGGCACCTGGCTCCTGTGTCCCTCCCGCCCCACAGGCACCGACCCCGTGTCCAAGTGGTGGGCGTCCATCATTGGCACAGTTATTcactggctgcagggagacgAGGAGGGGGCCGAGCGCCTCTACCCGCTGGTGGAGACCATGCCCCGGGCGCTGCAGAGCTCTGA GAAGCCCCTGCCCCGCACTGCCCTGCACTGCTTCAGGGCTGTCCGGGCTATGCTGAGCAAGCAGGACGGGAGCCAGGCCAGCCTGAGCCACTGCGAGAAGGCCAGCAGCTTCCTGCGGGAGAGCCTGGAGCTCGGCAGCCCCCCCAAAGGCACCATCGACAAG GCggtccagctcctgctgtgcgACCTGCTCCTCGTCACCCGCACCAAcctgtggcagcagcagatGAGTGTCAGCCAGCAGCGCAGCTGCCTCTACCAGGCGTCCGCCCTCGAGCTCCGGGGCTTCCAGCAGGACCTCAGCAGCCTGCGGCGCCTGGCCCAGACCCTCCGCCCCGCCATGCGCCGG GTGTTCCTGCACGAAGCCACCGCCAGGCTCATGGCTCGGGCCAGCCCCACGCGCACCCACCAGCTGCTGGACCGCAGCCTGCGGAGGAGAGGGGTGCAGGGCAGCAAAACAG CCGGTGAGCCGGAGAGCCACCCCACGCCGCGGGAGCACGCCGAggccctgctgctggcttgCTGCTACCTCCCACCCAGCTTCCTCTCGGGGCCGGGCCAGCGCGTGGGCATGCTGGCCGAGGCCGCCCGCACCTTGGAGAAGCTGGGAGACAAACGGACGCTGCACGACTGCCAGCAGATGATCATCAAGCTGGGCAGCGGCACCACCGTCACATCGGGCTAg
- the SREBF1 gene encoding sterol regulatory element-binding protein 1 isoform X9, with protein sequence MALKYPGASSRPGMRLSGGRSQLPVTPPAPAGMECAFEDVLQLINTPDNDFSGLFDSPFSAPDSAMPLGLPPTPGTLSTYLGPSEPPSATPTGSVYPGPPGMAAFTPQPPAPLLPAPTPGVKEEPVAMPSSQPQPGVMLAPSFVPTSPGQFSPQPLVGYQNQHSFSAVQPGGAEQALPSPLPVPQPSQPVALPGPVQNVAPQQLLAPATPTTQPVSPQIQPVPVLLQPHFIKADSLLLTAVKTDASSAKTSSIASLATSTSGSATPLQALVSGGTILATVPLVVDADKLPINRLAPCGKPALVQSRGEKRTAHNAIEKRYRSSINDKIVELKDLVVGTEAKLNKSAILRKAIEYIRFLQQNNQKLKQENLALKMAMQKNQSLKDLVASCSRGAKAEAPMEVVKAEVMEMLTPPPSDVGSPSHSSPLSLSGGSSNSSSDSEPDSPLCNHGKVKQEHPPPSPSSQGMLDRSRMALCTFVFLCLSFNPLASLLRGSAAPAPVGSPGTAGPGRNIMAESGTVEEPWGWSQWLWPTLAFWALNAALVLGAVVRLFVCGEPVTRPHSEPSILFWRHRRQADLDLDRGDFAQGAQHLRTALGALGRPLPASHGDLACSLLWSLLRHLLQRLWVGRWLAARAGGLRPDPPPPAHVRQSARDAAMAYHRLHQLHLAGRQAGGHLLAINLALSAVNLAECAGDAISVAALAEIYVAAALRVKASLHRCFHFLARPFLCSARRVALSHGGAVPPAMQWLCHPLGHRFFVDGDWAVKGVPRETIYSSAGNPVDPMAQVTQLFREHLLEKALCCVTMPEPGRPAAQGEGRFSDALEYLQLLNGCSDASGTPGPAPSISSSLAAVTGTDPVSKWWASIIGTVIHWLQGDEEGAERLYPLVETMPRALQSSEKPLPRTALHCFRAVRAMLSKQDGSQASLSHCEKASSFLRESLELGSPPKGTIDKAVQLLLCDLLLVTRTNLWQQQMSVSQQRSCLYQASALELRGFQQDLSSLRRLAQTLRPAMRRVFLHEATARLMARASPTRTHQLLDRSLRRRGVQGSKTAGEPESHPTPREHAEALLLACCYLPPSFLSGPGQRVGMLAEAARTLEKLGDKRTLHDCQQMIIKLGSGTTVTSG encoded by the exons ATGGCTTTAAAATATCCCGGTGCCTCATCACGGCCCGGCATGAGGCTGAGCGGGGGCCGCAGCCAGCTCCCAGTGACCCCACCTGCACCTGCCGGCATGGAGTGCGCCTTCGAAG ACGTGCTCCAGCTGATCAACACACCGGACAATGACTTCTCGGGGCTGTTTGACTCACCGTTCAGTGCCCCCGACAGCGCCATGCCCCTGGgactcccccccaccccaggcaccCTCAGCACCTACCTGGGGCCCAGCGAGCCTCCCTCTGCCACCCCCACCGGCAGCGTCTACCCGGGACCCCCTGGGATGGCAGCCTtcaccccgcagcccccagccccgctcctgcCAGCGCCGACCCCGGGTGTCAAGGAGGAGCCGGTGGCCATgcccagcagccagccccagcctggcgTGATGCTGGCCCCCAGCTTCGTCCCCACATCCCCCGGccagttcagcccccagcccttgGTGGGCTACCAGAACCAGCACAGCTTCTCCG CTGTGCAGCCTGGGGGTGCGGAGCAggccctgcccagccccctgcccgTCCCACAGCCGAGCCAACCTGTGGCACTGCCTGGCCCCGTGCAGAACGTGGcaccccagcagctcctggccccCGCCACACCCACCACCCAGCCTGTCTCACCTCAGATCCAGCCGGTGCCG GTCCTGCTACAGCCCCATTTCATCAAGGctgactccctgctgctgaCAGCTGTCAAGACGGATGCCAGCAGCGCCAAGACGTCCAGCATCGCCTCCCTGGCCACCAGCACCAGTGGCTCTGCCACCCCGCTGCAG GCTCTGGTGAGCGGAGGGACCATCCTGGCCACGGTGCCGCTGGTGGTGGACGCCGACAAGCTGCCCATCAACCGGCTGGCACCCTGCGGGAAGCCGGCGCTGGTGCAGAGCCGGGGGGAGAAGCGCACAGCGCACAATGCCATCGAGAAACGCTACCGCTCCTCCATCAACGACAAGATCGTGGAGCTCAAGGACCTGGTGGTGGGCACCGAGGCCAAG CTCAACAAGTCAGCGATCCTGAGGAAGGCAATCGAGTACATCCGCTTCCTGCAGCAGAACAACCAGAAGCTGAAGCAGGAGAACCTCGCCCTGAAGATGGCCATGCAGAAGAACC AGTCCCTGAAGGACCTGGTggcctcctgcagcaggggGGCGAAGGCGGAGGCCCCCATGGAGGTGGTGAAGGCAGAGGTGATGGAGATGCTGACGCCGCCGCCCTCGGACGTGGGCTCGCCGTCCCACAGCAGCCCGCTTTCGCTCAGCGggggcagcagcaacagcagcagcgaCTCGGAGCCCGACAGCCCCCTCTGCAACCACGGCAAG GTGAAGCAGGAGCACCCACCACCCTCGCCCAGCAGCCAGGGCATGCTGGACCGCTCCCGCATGGCCCTCTGCACCTTTgtcttcctctgcctctccttcaACCCCCTGGCATCCCTCCTCCGGGGCTCTGCTGCCCCGGCCCCTGTGGGGAGCCCGGGCACCGCCGGCCCCGGCAGGAACATCATGGCTGAGTCTGGCACCGTGG AGGAGCCGTGGGGGTGGTCACAGTGGCTGTGGCCCACGCTGGCCTTCTGGGCGCTGAACGCGGCGCtggtgctgggggcggtggtgcggctctttgtctgtggggagCCTGTCACCCGCCCCCACTCCGAGCCCTCCATCCTCTTCTGGCGGCACCGTCGGCAGGCCGACCTTGACCTTGACCGG GGGGACTTTGCCCAGGGAGCCCAGCATCTTCGGAcggcactgggagcactgggacgGCCACTGCCCGCCTCCCACGGGGACCTGgcctgcagcctgctctggagCCTGCTGCGGCACCTGCTCCAGCGCCTCTGGGTGGGCCGCTGGCTGGCCGCCCGTGCCGGGGGGCTGCGTCCCGATCCTCCGCCACCGGCCCACGTCCGTCAGAGCGCCCGCGACGCCGCCATGGCCTACCACCGCCTGCACCAGCTCCACCTCGCCG GGAGGCAGGCTGGGGGGCACCTGCTGGCCATCAACCTGGCGCTGAGCGCCGTCAACCTGGCCGAGTGCGCCGGTGACGCCATCTCCGTGGCCGCCCTGGCCGAGATCTACGTGGCGGCTGCCCTGCGGGTCAAGGCCAGCCTGCACCGCTGCTTTCACTTCTTGGCT CGCCCCTTCCTCTGCAGCGCCCGGCGCGTGGCCCTGTCCCACGGTGGGGCCGTGCCCCCCGCCATGCAGTGGCTTTGCCACCCCTTGGGCCACCGCTTCTTCGTCGATGGGGACTGGGCTGTCAAGGGTGTCCCGAGGGAGACCATCTACAGCTCTGCCGGCAACCCAG TGGACCCGATGGCGCAGGTGACCCAGCTCTTCCGCGAGCACCTCCTGGAGAAGGCGCTGTGCTGCGTGACCATGCCCGAgcccggccgccccgccgcccagGGAGAGGG GCGCTTCTCTGATGCTCTCGAGTACCTCCAGCTGCTCAACGGCTGCTCTGATGCCAGCGGCACGCCTGGACCCGCACCGTCCATCAGCTCCAGCTTGGCGGCCGTCACAG GCACCGACCCCGTGTCCAAGTGGTGGGCGTCCATCATTGGCACAGTTATTcactggctgcagggagacgAGGAGGGGGCCGAGCGCCTCTACCCGCTGGTGGAGACCATGCCCCGGGCGCTGCAGAGCTCTGA GAAGCCCCTGCCCCGCACTGCCCTGCACTGCTTCAGGGCTGTCCGGGCTATGCTGAGCAAGCAGGACGGGAGCCAGGCCAGCCTGAGCCACTGCGAGAAGGCCAGCAGCTTCCTGCGGGAGAGCCTGGAGCTCGGCAGCCCCCCCAAAGGCACCATCGACAAG GCggtccagctcctgctgtgcgACCTGCTCCTCGTCACCCGCACCAAcctgtggcagcagcagatGAGTGTCAGCCAGCAGCGCAGCTGCCTCTACCAGGCGTCCGCCCTCGAGCTCCGGGGCTTCCAGCAGGACCTCAGCAGCCTGCGGCGCCTGGCCCAGACCCTCCGCCCCGCCATGCGCCGG GTGTTCCTGCACGAAGCCACCGCCAGGCTCATGGCTCGGGCCAGCCCCACGCGCACCCACCAGCTGCTGGACCGCAGCCTGCGGAGGAGAGGGGTGCAGGGCAGCAAAACAG CCGGTGAGCCGGAGAGCCACCCCACGCCGCGGGAGCACGCCGAggccctgctgctggcttgCTGCTACCTCCCACCCAGCTTCCTCTCGGGGCCGGGCCAGCGCGTGGGCATGCTGGCCGAGGCCGCCCGCACCTTGGAGAAGCTGGGAGACAAACGGACGCTGCACGACTGCCAGCAGATGATCATCAAGCTGGGCAGCGGCACCACCGTCACATCGGGCTAg
- the SREBF1 gene encoding sterol regulatory element-binding protein 1 isoform X6: protein MALKYPGASSRPGMRLSGGRSQLPVTPPAPAGMECAFEDVLQLINTPDNDFSGLFDSPFSAPDSAMPLGLPPTPGTLSTYLGPSEPPSATPTGSVYPGPPGMAAFTPQPPAPLLPAPTPGVKEEPVAMPSSQPQPGVMLAPSFVPTSPGQFSPQPLVGYQNQHSFSAVQPGGAEQALPSPLPVPQPSQPVALPGPVQNVAPQQLLAPATPTTQPVSPQIQPVPVLLQPHFIKADSLLLTAVKTDASSAKTSSIASLATSTSGSATPLQVPALVSGGTILATVPLVVDADKLPINRLAPCGKPALVQSRGEKRTAHNAIEKRYRSSINDKIVELKDLVVGTEAKLNKSAILRKAIEYIRFLQQNNQKLKQENLALKMAMQKNQSLKDLVASCSRGAKAEAPMEVVKAEVMEMLTPPPSDVGSPSHSSPLSLSGGSSNSSSDSEPDSPLCNHGKVKQEHPPPSPSSQGMLDRSRMALCTFVFLCLSFNPLASLLRGSAAPAPVGSPGTAGPGRNIMAESGTVEEPWGWSQWLWPTLAFWALNAALVLGAVVRLFVCGEPVTRPHSEPSILFWRHRRQADLDLDRGDFAQGAQHLRTALGALGRPLPASHGDLACSLLWSLLRHLLQRLWVGRWLAARAGGLRPDPPPPAHVRQSARDAAMAYHRLHQLHLAGRQAGGHLLAINLALSAVNLAECAGDAISVAALAEIYVAAALRVKASLHRCFHFLARPFLCSARRVALSHGGAVPPAMQWLCHPLGHRFFVDGDWAVKGVPRETIYSSAGNPVDPMAQVTQLFREHLLEKALCCVTMPEPGRPAAQGEGRRFSDALEYLQLLNGCSDASGTPGPAPSISSSLAAVTGTDPVSKWWASIIGTVIHWLQGDEEGAERLYPLVETMPRALQSSEKPLPRTALHCFRAVRAMLSKQDGSQASLSHCEKASSFLRESLELGSPPKGTIDKAVQLLLCDLLLVTRTNLWQQQMSVSQQRSCLYQASALELRGFQQDLSSLRRLAQTLRPAMRRVFLHEATARLMARASPTRTHQLLDRSLRRRGVQGSKTAGEPESHPTPREHAEALLLACCYLPPSFLSGPGQRVGMLAEAARTLEKLGDKRTLHDCQQMIIKLGSGTTVTSG, encoded by the exons ATGGCTTTAAAATATCCCGGTGCCTCATCACGGCCCGGCATGAGGCTGAGCGGGGGCCGCAGCCAGCTCCCAGTGACCCCACCTGCACCTGCCGGCATGGAGTGCGCCTTCGAAG ACGTGCTCCAGCTGATCAACACACCGGACAATGACTTCTCGGGGCTGTTTGACTCACCGTTCAGTGCCCCCGACAGCGCCATGCCCCTGGgactcccccccaccccaggcaccCTCAGCACCTACCTGGGGCCCAGCGAGCCTCCCTCTGCCACCCCCACCGGCAGCGTCTACCCGGGACCCCCTGGGATGGCAGCCTtcaccccgcagcccccagccccgctcctgcCAGCGCCGACCCCGGGTGTCAAGGAGGAGCCGGTGGCCATgcccagcagccagccccagcctggcgTGATGCTGGCCCCCAGCTTCGTCCCCACATCCCCCGGccagttcagcccccagcccttgGTGGGCTACCAGAACCAGCACAGCTTCTCCG CTGTGCAGCCTGGGGGTGCGGAGCAggccctgcccagccccctgcccgTCCCACAGCCGAGCCAACCTGTGGCACTGCCTGGCCCCGTGCAGAACGTGGcaccccagcagctcctggccccCGCCACACCCACCACCCAGCCTGTCTCACCTCAGATCCAGCCGGTGCCG GTCCTGCTACAGCCCCATTTCATCAAGGctgactccctgctgctgaCAGCTGTCAAGACGGATGCCAGCAGCGCCAAGACGTCCAGCATCGCCTCCCTGGCCACCAGCACCAGTGGCTCTGCCACCCCGCTGCAGGTGCCA GCTCTGGTGAGCGGAGGGACCATCCTGGCCACGGTGCCGCTGGTGGTGGACGCCGACAAGCTGCCCATCAACCGGCTGGCACCCTGCGGGAAGCCGGCGCTGGTGCAGAGCCGGGGGGAGAAGCGCACAGCGCACAATGCCATCGAGAAACGCTACCGCTCCTCCATCAACGACAAGATCGTGGAGCTCAAGGACCTGGTGGTGGGCACCGAGGCCAAG CTCAACAAGTCAGCGATCCTGAGGAAGGCAATCGAGTACATCCGCTTCCTGCAGCAGAACAACCAGAAGCTGAAGCAGGAGAACCTCGCCCTGAAGATGGCCATGCAGAAGAACC AGTCCCTGAAGGACCTGGTggcctcctgcagcaggggGGCGAAGGCGGAGGCCCCCATGGAGGTGGTGAAGGCAGAGGTGATGGAGATGCTGACGCCGCCGCCCTCGGACGTGGGCTCGCCGTCCCACAGCAGCCCGCTTTCGCTCAGCGggggcagcagcaacagcagcagcgaCTCGGAGCCCGACAGCCCCCTCTGCAACCACGGCAAG GTGAAGCAGGAGCACCCACCACCCTCGCCCAGCAGCCAGGGCATGCTGGACCGCTCCCGCATGGCCCTCTGCACCTTTgtcttcctctgcctctccttcaACCCCCTGGCATCCCTCCTCCGGGGCTCTGCTGCCCCGGCCCCTGTGGGGAGCCCGGGCACCGCCGGCCCCGGCAGGAACATCATGGCTGAGTCTGGCACCGTGG AGGAGCCGTGGGGGTGGTCACAGTGGCTGTGGCCCACGCTGGCCTTCTGGGCGCTGAACGCGGCGCtggtgctgggggcggtggtgcggctctttgtctgtggggagCCTGTCACCCGCCCCCACTCCGAGCCCTCCATCCTCTTCTGGCGGCACCGTCGGCAGGCCGACCTTGACCTTGACCGG GGGGACTTTGCCCAGGGAGCCCAGCATCTTCGGAcggcactgggagcactgggacgGCCACTGCCCGCCTCCCACGGGGACCTGgcctgcagcctgctctggagCCTGCTGCGGCACCTGCTCCAGCGCCTCTGGGTGGGCCGCTGGCTGGCCGCCCGTGCCGGGGGGCTGCGTCCCGATCCTCCGCCACCGGCCCACGTCCGTCAGAGCGCCCGCGACGCCGCCATGGCCTACCACCGCCTGCACCAGCTCCACCTCGCCG GGAGGCAGGCTGGGGGGCACCTGCTGGCCATCAACCTGGCGCTGAGCGCCGTCAACCTGGCCGAGTGCGCCGGTGACGCCATCTCCGTGGCCGCCCTGGCCGAGATCTACGTGGCGGCTGCCCTGCGGGTCAAGGCCAGCCTGCACCGCTGCTTTCACTTCTTGGCT CGCCCCTTCCTCTGCAGCGCCCGGCGCGTGGCCCTGTCCCACGGTGGGGCCGTGCCCCCCGCCATGCAGTGGCTTTGCCACCCCTTGGGCCACCGCTTCTTCGTCGATGGGGACTGGGCTGTCAAGGGTGTCCCGAGGGAGACCATCTACAGCTCTGCCGGCAACCCAG TGGACCCGATGGCGCAGGTGACCCAGCTCTTCCGCGAGCACCTCCTGGAGAAGGCGCTGTGCTGCGTGACCATGCCCGAgcccggccgccccgccgcccagGGAGAGGG CAGGCGCTTCTCTGATGCTCTCGAGTACCTCCAGCTGCTCAACGGCTGCTCTGATGCCAGCGGCACGCCTGGACCCGCACCGTCCATCAGCTCCAGCTTGGCGGCCGTCACAG GCACCGACCCCGTGTCCAAGTGGTGGGCGTCCATCATTGGCACAGTTATTcactggctgcagggagacgAGGAGGGGGCCGAGCGCCTCTACCCGCTGGTGGAGACCATGCCCCGGGCGCTGCAGAGCTCTGA GAAGCCCCTGCCCCGCACTGCCCTGCACTGCTTCAGGGCTGTCCGGGCTATGCTGAGCAAGCAGGACGGGAGCCAGGCCAGCCTGAGCCACTGCGAGAAGGCCAGCAGCTTCCTGCGGGAGAGCCTGGAGCTCGGCAGCCCCCCCAAAGGCACCATCGACAAG GCggtccagctcctgctgtgcgACCTGCTCCTCGTCACCCGCACCAAcctgtggcagcagcagatGAGTGTCAGCCAGCAGCGCAGCTGCCTCTACCAGGCGTCCGCCCTCGAGCTCCGGGGCTTCCAGCAGGACCTCAGCAGCCTGCGGCGCCTGGCCCAGACCCTCCGCCCCGCCATGCGCCGG GTGTTCCTGCACGAAGCCACCGCCAGGCTCATGGCTCGGGCCAGCCCCACGCGCACCCACCAGCTGCTGGACCGCAGCCTGCGGAGGAGAGGGGTGCAGGGCAGCAAAACAG CCGGTGAGCCGGAGAGCCACCCCACGCCGCGGGAGCACGCCGAggccctgctgctggcttgCTGCTACCTCCCACCCAGCTTCCTCTCGGGGCCGGGCCAGCGCGTGGGCATGCTGGCCGAGGCCGCCCGCACCTTGGAGAAGCTGGGAGACAAACGGACGCTGCACGACTGCCAGCAGATGATCATCAAGCTGGGCAGCGGCACCACCGTCACATCGGGCTAg